From a single Sulfolobus sp. E5-1-F genomic region:
- the thpR gene encoding RNA 2',3'-cyclic phosphodiesterase codes for MRLFIGIEVPQSQKLLEIFEIVKNTGADIKLVEPYNIHITLLFLGEVRDDRLEEVKDSMREVKFNKFRVTLKGLGAFPNLTRPRVVWVGITEGQQQLKQIRSYILNEILKRKIKPEDDKDFSPHLTIGRVKSYNSISNLINAINENMNVDIGTFEVSNVVLFKSTLTPKGPIYDRLFEVSSIDRGGSAKDNKTY; via the coding sequence ATGAGGCTCTTTATAGGCATAGAAGTACCACAGTCCCAAAAACTACTTGAAATATTCGAGATAGTAAAAAATACGGGAGCTGACATAAAATTGGTCGAACCATATAACATTCACATTACATTATTATTCTTAGGCGAAGTTAGGGATGACAGATTAGAAGAAGTGAAAGATTCAATGAGAGAAGTAAAATTCAATAAATTTAGAGTCACACTAAAAGGTTTAGGAGCATTTCCAAATTTAACAAGGCCAAGAGTTGTTTGGGTTGGAATCACTGAGGGTCAACAACAGCTTAAACAGATTAGATCTTATATACTTAACGAGATATTAAAGCGAAAAATTAAACCAGAAGACGATAAGGATTTCTCACCTCATCTAACAATAGGAAGAGTAAAAAGCTACAACTCTATTAGCAACCTCATAAATGCAATTAATGAGAATATGAACGTGGATATTGGAACCTTTGAAGTTAGTAATGTCGTTCTCTTCAAAAGCACGTTAACTCCAAAAGGCCCAATATATGATAGACTGTTTGAAGTGAGTTCAATTGATAGAGGAGGAAGTGCTAAAGATAATAAAACCTACTGA
- the rnz gene encoding ribonuclease Z, with protein MIQVFFLGTGAGSPSRKRKLPAFLIRREGLNILLDCGEGTQYTLMNNKLGINSIKIIGITHMHGDHVFGLLGVIASMGLLERKETLYILGPRELKNFLYTSFEYSKFRPSFKIEFIDNYSDQNITISTFKTCHTIESQGYLISERDRVKIDEEKLEKEKIKDWRVIRKLKEGKTVEYNGRLLKPEDYLVTKRGLKVAYTGDTLPCQSVIDSVKGVDLLIHDATFLNEPSAYTYGHSNVADAAKVALEASVKLLALTHISPRYEDITEHLKVARRIFSKSILPDDLSYITLK; from the coding sequence GTGATTCAAGTATTCTTTTTAGGGACAGGGGCAGGTTCCCCTTCTAGAAAAAGGAAATTACCAGCATTCTTGATAAGAAGAGAAGGCCTAAATATTTTATTAGATTGTGGGGAGGGAACACAATATACACTAATGAATAATAAACTTGGAATAAATTCAATAAAAATTATAGGAATAACTCACATGCATGGAGATCATGTATTTGGATTATTAGGAGTAATTGCAAGCATGGGTCTCCTAGAAAGAAAGGAGACACTATACATTCTCGGGCCAAGAGAACTTAAGAATTTCCTCTACACGTCTTTTGAATACTCTAAATTTAGACCTTCATTCAAAATAGAGTTTATAGATAATTACAGTGATCAGAATATTACAATATCTACATTTAAAACATGTCATACCATAGAGTCACAAGGATACTTAATTTCAGAAAGGGATAGAGTAAAAATAGATGAAGAAAAACTAGAAAAGGAAAAAATAAAGGACTGGAGGGTAATTAGAAAATTAAAAGAAGGAAAAACAGTAGAATATAATGGAAGGTTGTTAAAGCCAGAAGATTATTTAGTTACAAAAAGGGGATTAAAAGTAGCCTATACTGGAGACACTTTGCCTTGTCAATCAGTAATAGACTCCGTTAAAGGGGTTGATCTCCTAATTCACGATGCGACATTTTTAAATGAACCTTCAGCCTACACATACGGCCATTCAAATGTAGCAGACGCTGCTAAGGTCGCATTGGAAGCCTCAGTGAAGCTATTAGCCCTAACACACATAAGCCCCAGATATGAGGATATAACTGAGCACTTAAAAGTGGCTAGAAGAATTTTCTCTAAATCAATTTTACCAGATGACTTATCTTACATAACTCTTAAGTAG
- a CDS encoding AAA family ATPase, with amino-acid sequence MSYLVVTIKVILITGMPGSGKSEFAKLLKERGAKVIVMSDVVKKRYFIDAKPGERLMDFAKRLREIYGDGVVARLCVEELGTGNYDLVVFDGVRSLAEVDEFKRLLGDDVYVIAVHSPPKLRYKRMIERMRSDDSKEISDLIRRDREELKLGIGEVIAMADYIIANDSNYEEFKRRCEEVTDRVLKNG; translated from the coding sequence ATAAGTTATTTGGTGGTCACAATTAAAGTCATTCTAATTACTGGAATGCCAGGCTCTGGGAAAAGTGAATTTGCAAAGCTATTAAAGGAAAGGGGAGCAAAGGTTATAGTGATGAGTGACGTTGTAAAGAAAAGATATTTTATTGACGCTAAACCTGGAGAAAGGTTAATGGATTTTGCAAAGAGGTTAAGGGAAATTTATGGAGACGGTGTAGTTGCTAGACTCTGTGTTGAGGAATTGGGTACTGGTAACTATGATCTAGTAGTTTTTGATGGTGTGAGAAGTTTGGCTGAAGTTGATGAATTTAAAAGACTTTTAGGTGATGATGTTTACGTTATAGCAGTTCACTCTCCACCCAAGTTAAGATATAAGAGGATGATTGAGAGGATGAGAAGTGATGATTCTAAGGAAATTTCTGACTTAATAAGAAGGGATAGGGAGGAACTAAAACTAGGTATCGGAGAAGTGATAGCTATGGCAGATTATATTATAGCTAATGATTCAAACTACGAGGAATTTAAGAGACGCTGTGAAGAAGTAACGGATAGAGTGTTAAAAAATGGTTAA
- a CDS encoding RNA-binding domain-containing protein: MVKVMVVAEVRPSEDVNKVLSAISNFFDFEKINTRKEGIIDILVLEAKTLRSLIKLHRVLRNERILDSARKYLMRGIEGNTIAFMIHKQAAAVGVLSFVDSDKESPLGAIKFYIEYQNPKEVVDWLAPRTAHGVPLWDNPIPPDV; the protein is encoded by the coding sequence ATGGTTAAAGTTATGGTAGTTGCAGAGGTCAGACCTTCAGAGGACGTAAATAAGGTTCTTTCAGCAATTTCAAACTTCTTTGATTTCGAAAAAATTAACACGAGGAAGGAGGGAATTATTGATATTTTGGTTCTAGAAGCTAAAACACTTAGAAGCTTGATAAAACTTCATAGGGTGTTAAGGAATGAGCGAATTTTGGATTCCGCTAGAAAATACTTGATGAGGGGTATAGAGGGCAATACGATAGCTTTTATGATACATAAACAAGCTGCAGCAGTTGGTGTCCTAAGTTTTGTCGACAGTGATAAGGAATCTCCGTTAGGTGCAATCAAATTTTATATAGAATATCAAAATCCTAAAGAAGTGGTCGATTGGTTAGCTCCAAGGACGGCCCATGGTGTACCTCTCTGGGATAATCCTATTCCCCCGGATGTTTAA